In Ictidomys tridecemlineatus isolate mIctTri1 chromosome 16, mIctTri1.hap1, whole genome shotgun sequence, a single genomic region encodes these proteins:
- the Gp9 gene encoding platelet glycoprotein IX, with the protein MAAWGVLVLCWALAEATPDCPVPCACRSLPSMGLSVDCGSRGLGTLPALPARTRRLLLSNNSLRTVSPGALDHLPQLHTLEVAGNPWHCDCHLTYLRLWLEDRLPEALEELRCASPDPATGRPLGHLTGFQLGNCGWDIQDTGVYPGVWWDVALGAVAILGLVLLARLLCVFTEPWP; encoded by the coding sequence ATGGCTGCCTGGGGCGTCCTTGTCCTGTGCTGGGCCCTGGCCGAGGCCACGCCCGACTGTCCTGTCCCCTGCGCCTGCCGCAGCCTGCCCTCCATGGGGCTGTCCGTGGACTGCGGGTCCCGGGGCCTGGGGACGCTGCCCGCCCTGCCCGCCCGCACCCGCCGCCTGCTGCTGTCCAACAACAGCCTGAGGACAGTGTCCCCGGGGGCCCTGGACCACCTGCCCCAGCTGCACACCCTGGAGGTGGCCGGCAACCCCTGGCACTGCGACTGCCACCTCACCTACCTGCGCCTCTGGCTGGAGGACCGCCTGCCCGAGGCCCTGGAGGAGCTGCGCTGCGCCAGCCCCGACCCGGCCACCGGCCGTCCCCTGGGCCACCTGACCGGCTTCCAACTGGGCAACTGCGGTTGGGACATCCAGGACACCGGGGTCTACCCCGGGGTCTGGTGGGACGTGGCCCTGGGGGCCGTGGCCATCCTGGGCCTGGTGCTCCTGGCTCGGCTGCTGTGCGTCTTCACGGAGCCCTGGCCCTAA